In Granulicatella elegans, one genomic interval encodes:
- a CDS encoding ABC transporter ATP-binding protein has product MLSALKKILDFSGDEKKNVYHSIWVSFLFAIFHMLQISAIYFIVKAIVQKDMSMMPAWIALILLVISIIGRSVTNYFSQLQQCHASYFMVANKRVAIGEMLKKIPMGFFNENNIGEVVGISTTVLEDVENTAAMVMVNTLSGFINTIIFTIMILAFEWRIGFIVAIGCLLYLFVLSKMESKSRSVLPKRQKASAKLVDAILEQIGGMSVIKSFNLTGKGDEKVRGAIENSRKINLDCEKLFTPYTILQNILLDLFSILIIGAGIFFYINGELSFLNTVMTIIISFLAFSQIKLAGSATTSLRVVSGSIEQTKKLEKFPQMDIDGKDIKPTTFDISFDNVEFSYSGKKILDDISVKIPQNQMTAIVGPSGAGKTTFCNLIARFWDVEKGEISIGKHNIKEYSLESLMRQISMVFQNVYLFQDTIENNIKFAKPDATHEEVIEAAKKACCHEFIMKLPEQYETVIGEGGASLSGGERQRISIARAMIKNAPIIIFDEATANVDPENEDKLQVAMEELTRNKTVIMIAHRLKTIKNANQILVLANGKINQKGTHEELIQAEGIYKNFVEARQKAVNWKLS; this is encoded by the coding sequence ATGTTAAGTGCTTTAAAAAAGATTTTAGATTTCTCAGGTGATGAAAAGAAAAATGTATATCACTCTATATGGGTAAGTTTTTTGTTTGCGATTTTTCATATGCTTCAAATCAGTGCTATTTATTTTATAGTGAAAGCAATTGTCCAAAAAGACATGAGCATGATGCCCGCGTGGATCGCATTAATACTTCTTGTTATTAGCATAATCGGAAGAAGTGTTACAAATTATTTTTCACAATTACAGCAATGCCATGCAAGTTATTTCATGGTGGCAAATAAAAGAGTAGCAATAGGTGAAATGTTAAAAAAAATACCTATGGGATTTTTCAATGAAAACAATATTGGTGAAGTGGTTGGAATTTCTACAACTGTTTTAGAAGATGTAGAAAATACCGCAGCAATGGTTATGGTAAATACATTATCAGGTTTTATAAACACGATAATATTTACAATAATGATTTTAGCATTTGAGTGGAGAATAGGTTTTATTGTTGCAATTGGATGCCTATTGTACTTATTTGTTCTCTCAAAAATGGAAAGCAAATCAAGGAGTGTTCTTCCTAAAAGACAAAAAGCATCTGCTAAATTAGTTGATGCCATTTTAGAACAAATTGGAGGAATGTCTGTTATAAAATCCTTCAATTTAACAGGGAAAGGAGATGAAAAAGTCAGAGGTGCTATTGAAAATAGTAGAAAAATAAATCTTGATTGTGAAAAACTGTTTACACCTTATACGATTTTGCAAAATATTCTTTTGGATTTGTTTAGCATTTTGATAATAGGTGCAGGTATTTTCTTTTATATCAATGGAGAACTCTCATTCTTAAATACAGTTATGACGATTATAATTTCTTTTCTTGCTTTTTCTCAAATAAAATTGGCAGGAAGTGCAACAACTTCTCTCAGAGTTGTTAGTGGATCTATTGAGCAAACAAAGAAGTTAGAGAAATTTCCACAGATGGATATTGATGGAAAAGACATAAAGCCTACTACTTTCGATATTTCTTTTGATAATGTAGAGTTTTCTTATTCAGGCAAAAAAATCCTTGATGATATTTCTGTCAAGATACCACAAAACCAAATGACAGCTATAGTTGGACCTTCAGGAGCTGGAAAAACTACATTTTGCAATTTGATAGCGAGATTTTGGGATGTAGAGAAAGGAGAAATCAGCATAGGTAAACATAATATTAAAGAATATTCATTGGAGTCATTAATGAGACAAATTAGTATGGTTTTTCAAAATGTTTATTTATTTCAAGACACTATTGAGAACAATATAAAGTTTGCTAAGCCAGATGCTACACATGAGGAAGTTATAGAAGCTGCAAAGAAAGCGTGTTGTCATGAATTTATTATGAAGCTTCCTGAACAATATGAAACAGTTATAGGAGAGGGAGGTGCAAGTTTATCTGGTGGAGAAAGACAAAGAATATCAATTGCAAGAGCAATGATAAAGAATGCACCTATTATTATTTTCGATGAAGCTACTGCAAATGTAGACCCTGAAAATGAGGATAAATTGCAGGTTGCTATGGAGGAACTCACAAGAAATAAAACAGTAATAATGATAGCACACAGACTAAAGACAATAAAAAATGCAAACCAAATACTTGTTTTAGCAAATGGAAAAATAAATCAAAAAGGCACACATGAAGAGCTAATTCAAGCAGAAGGTATCTATAAAAATTTTGTTGAGGCACGACAAAAGGCAGTTAATTGGAAATTGTCATAA
- a CDS encoding ABC transporter ATP-binding protein, with protein MKQKSPATILWELAKKEHSKLKTSVFIASIGVIAGIIPYIAASRILVELLKGNEDFKIYSLWLGIGLLSYILKSFLYSMALSVSHKATFSVLKDVRLRMLEKLPKMPLGEIISVPSGNFKQIIVDQVESMEKPLAHLLPEMTSNLLGSLSIFIYLLFLDWRMALLSLVSIPVGMLFMGLVMKNYAVQYEGSVKVNREMNSAIIEYVNGIEVIKTFNQDKRSYAKYKDKVIANARYFYEWMKSCQLPVSLSKNISPTTMITVLPFGWYFYISGSLSAEVFISVIILSLGIAGPLLETINFVDGLAKIGTIANSINLILEGKEQEHSDREVTIQQYNIDLQNVKFGYEEEKEILHGISLNIKEGTTVAFVGPSGSGKSTLAKLIAGYWDITEGNINIGGYNLNEIPLKQLYSLTAFVSQDNFLFNESIRENIRMGNPSASDKEVEDIAKKSGCHDFIMKMEHGYDTVVGSSGSHVSGGERQRISIARAMLKNAPIVILDEATSYIDPENEVIIKQALSKLIKDKTVIIIAHRLSTITDAEQIFLIENGKLVSYGKHDELLKGCELYRNMWNAHIGTKDGGMKC; from the coding sequence ATGAAACAAAAAAGTCCTGCTACTATATTGTGGGAGCTTGCAAAAAAGGAACATTCAAAGTTAAAAACATCTGTATTTATAGCGAGTATCGGTGTTATTGCAGGGATTATTCCATATATTGCAGCAAGTCGTATTTTAGTTGAATTGTTAAAGGGAAATGAGGATTTTAAAATTTATTCTTTATGGTTAGGAATAGGATTGTTATCCTACATCTTAAAATCATTTTTATACTCTATGGCTTTATCTGTATCCCATAAAGCAACTTTTAGTGTACTGAAAGATGTTCGTTTAAGAATGCTTGAAAAACTTCCAAAGATGCCATTAGGAGAAATAATCTCTGTTCCAAGCGGAAACTTTAAGCAGATTATAGTGGATCAGGTTGAAAGTATGGAGAAACCGCTCGCTCACCTGTTGCCTGAAATGACATCGAATCTCTTAGGTTCTTTGAGTATATTTATTTACTTATTATTTCTTGATTGGAGAATGGCTCTTTTATCATTAGTATCCATTCCTGTGGGAATGCTTTTTATGGGACTCGTAATGAAAAATTATGCTGTTCAATATGAAGGATCTGTAAAGGTAAATCGAGAAATGAATTCTGCAATTATTGAGTATGTCAATGGAATAGAAGTGATAAAAACATTTAATCAAGACAAGAGATCGTACGCAAAGTACAAAGATAAAGTCATTGCAAATGCAAGATACTTTTATGAATGGATGAAGAGCTGTCAGTTACCTGTATCTTTATCTAAAAATATATCTCCTACTACAATGATAACAGTGCTTCCATTTGGTTGGTATTTCTACATTAGCGGCAGTTTAAGTGCAGAAGTATTTATATCTGTAATTATTCTATCTTTAGGTATTGCAGGACCTTTACTTGAAACAATCAATTTTGTTGATGGTCTTGCTAAGATAGGAACTATTGCTAATTCTATTAACTTAATTTTAGAAGGAAAAGAACAAGAGCATTCTGATAGAGAAGTAACTATCCAGCAATATAATATTGATTTACAAAATGTAAAGTTTGGATATGAAGAAGAAAAAGAAATTCTTCATGGAATATCCCTAAACATAAAAGAAGGGACAACAGTGGCTTTTGTTGGACCAAGTGGAAGTGGTAAGTCAACTTTAGCAAAATTAATAGCTGGATATTGGGATATTACGGAAGGAAATATAAATATTGGTGGATACAATCTTAATGAAATTCCATTAAAGCAATTATATAGTTTAACTGCCTTTGTTTCGCAGGATAATTTTTTGTTCAACGAAAGTATTAGGGAAAATATCCGAATGGGTAATCCAAGTGCCAGTGATAAAGAAGTAGAAGACATTGCTAAGAAATCGGGTTGTCATGATTTTATTATGAAAATGGAACATGGTTACGATACGGTTGTCGGAAGTAGTGGTAGCCATGTTTCTGGTGGAGAAAGGCAAAGAATATCTATAGCAAGAGCAATGCTCAAAAATGCACCTATTGTAATACTTGATGAAGCTACTTCATATATAGATCCTGAAAATGAAGTGATTATAAAGCAAGCTTTATCAAAGCTTATAAAAGATAAAACGGTGATTATTATTGCTCATAGATTATCAACTATAACAGATGCAGAACAAATATTCTTAATTGAGAATGGAAAACTTGTTTCATACGGTAAGCATGATGAATTATTAAAAGGTTGTGAATTATACCGAAATATGTGGAACGCTCATATAGGAACAAAGGATGGTGGGATGAAATGTTAA
- a CDS encoding TetR/AcrR family transcriptional regulator, with the protein MTEITGYDLTHKKIMDSGKVNFLNDGYERANLRKICKDAGVTTGAFYRHFNDKEDLFISLVDPLANELLGFYSKFEEESFQNIEKNCGEDLSKINIEGSIESALYMFSKKDLFNLLIYKSYGTKYDNFIELLVEKEDINRHKAFQIISKKKNIKSEVPKDAMHLLNHAYINALCEIIIHSQTEEEVKLNTRIVSKFFYDGWEKLRCF; encoded by the coding sequence ATGACAGAAATTACTGGTTATGATTTAACACATAAAAAGATTATGGATAGTGGTAAAGTTAATTTTTTAAATGATGGCTATGAACGAGCTAATTTAAGAAAAATTTGCAAAGATGCTGGGGTTACAACGGGTGCTTTTTACAGGCATTTTAATGATAAAGAAGATTTATTTATCAGTTTAGTTGATCCATTGGCAAACGAACTTTTGGGTTTTTATAGCAAGTTTGAAGAGGAATCTTTTCAAAACATAGAAAAAAATTGTGGAGAAGATTTATCAAAAATTAACATTGAAGGGTCAATTGAATCTGCATTATATATGTTTAGCAAAAAAGATTTATTTAATCTTTTAATATATAAATCATATGGTACGAAATATGATAATTTTATAGAGCTTCTTGTGGAAAAGGAAGATATAAACAGACATAAAGCGTTTCAGATTATTTCAAAGAAAAAGAATATAAAATCAGAAGTCCCTAAAGATGCAATGCATTTGTTAAACCATGCTTATATTAATGCATTGTGTGAAATTATAATACATTCTCAAACAGAAGAAGAAGTAAAGTTAAACACAAGAATAGTTTCGAAGTTTTTTTATGATGGATGGGAGAAATTGCGATGTTTTTAA
- a CDS encoding plasmid mobilization protein — MDNRKRNNQLKIYLTDEEKEVFEKKMKLANCKTMSHFLRKCVLEKEIYVVDLEPFRNLQWLLSNATNNINQIAKATNTTGVIYKNEIESMDKQIEKLSKEIWQIHSLLLNKSKESSGD; from the coding sequence ATGGATAATAGAAAAAGAAATAATCAACTAAAAATATATTTAACAGATGAAGAAAAAGAAGTATTTGAAAAGAAAATGAAACTTGCTAATTGTAAAACTATGTCCCACTTTCTTAGGAAATGTGTATTGGAAAAAGAGATTTATGTTGTAGATTTAGAACCATTTAGAAACCTACAATGGCTACTTTCGAATGCAACAAATAATATAAATCAGATTGCAAAAGCTACTAATACAACTGGTGTTATTTACAAAAATGAAATTGAATCGATGGATAAGCAGATAGAAAAATTATCAAAAGAAATATGGCAGATCCATTCCCTACTTCTTAATAAATCAAAAGAAAGTTCTGGTGATTAG